In Roseofilum reptotaenium CS-1145, a single genomic region encodes these proteins:
- the cobS gene encoding adenosylcobinamide-GDP ribazoletransferase → MIWIWRIGGAIAFYTSIPIPRSWPLEFSGIARFATLVGMLIGTILGVMNWCLWSVGMPNFTRSSVIIALWVAITGGLHLDGAMDTADGLSVMDRDRRLEVMSDSVTGAFGAISAILILLLKTAAMSSLDPQHLWMAIAIPAWGRAGQLWAIWRYPYLKPTGKGAFHKAAIQSYKDVLPSLILLIALSGVQAALNPQQSIEILSLTLGWAAIAGGSAWWFNHQLGGHTGDTYGAVVEWTEAWSLVWAILIGNG, encoded by the coding sequence ATGATATGGATCTGGCGAATCGGTGGAGCAATTGCTTTTTATACGAGTATACCGATTCCTCGCTCTTGGCCCTTAGAGTTTTCCGGAATAGCCAGGTTTGCGACTTTAGTAGGAATGCTGATCGGGACAATATTAGGGGTGATGAATTGGTGTTTATGGTCTGTAGGAATGCCCAATTTTACCCGCAGTTCCGTAATCATTGCCCTCTGGGTTGCCATCACTGGGGGATTACACTTAGATGGAGCGATGGATACGGCTGATGGTTTAAGTGTCATGGATCGCGATCGCCGTTTAGAGGTGATGAGCGATAGTGTGACGGGGGCATTTGGAGCGATATCCGCCATCCTGATTCTATTACTGAAAACGGCGGCTATGAGTTCCTTAGACCCCCAACACCTGTGGATGGCGATCGCCATTCCTGCATGGGGAAGAGCCGGACAACTTTGGGCAATTTGGCGCTATCCCTATCTCAAACCGACGGGAAAAGGAGCCTTTCATAAAGCAGCGATTCAATCCTACAAAGATGTTTTACCGTCCTTGATTCTGCTCATTGCTCTGAGTGGTGTACAAGCAGCGCTCAATCCCCAACAGAGCATCGAGATTCTCAGCTTAACATTAGGATGGGCGGCGATCGCCGGGGGAAGCGCATGGTGGTTCAATCATCAACTCGGAGGACATACCGGAGATACCTATGGTGCAGTCGTGGAATGGACAGAAGCATGGAGTTTAGTTTGGGCGATTTTGATAGGCAATGGGTAA
- a CDS encoding DUF3769 domain-containing protein, protein MPYPVPPELPPVVHTIPHQSISATEPTEGIDWVAPAPMAIVESPVLLPPTPLKQEVQQEQVFLEKRNVPQADRKEGSSGLDKSEQCCTLETVYSPEPISAPEGAVVQPEQLSWVGGETLSPISPPELSSPEDERLVASTEASALGGRLSVSWEEKVAPVADAYGVSDLSLEPTVEPELPLIERHSPWQTTPVSEAIEEALSEKREAIAQTPALDALPASEISPLNDDRPSRSTDEPESSSETSIPIESAEPEEVEIPIAPPGQDAVIELTADRQEFDDERQIFTAEGNVEMLLDDAILRSDKLQVNLINRLALAVGNVSLVSGEQILLGSRFLYNFVQGTGTIQEARGVVYIPTAGTDFDFTDDNPDSQLLPPGERILLDQPPTDVTDAGGVIINVGGGGSAATTSVQQGGQVRRVRFEAEQLDFTPEGWQATNIRFTNDPFSPPELEVRADRAQLTRISPLEDEVLMTRPRLVFDQRVGVPLLRDRLILSREERDPAIATLGFDNRDRGGLFIERSFEVIETRRFSLRLAPQFLVQRALGFSSDNRDADSVSEEELQTDSFWSWIGLRASLDARLTPQTTFQANVNLAGFNNTGDTARANVQLQHRIANHTLSAEYTYRNRFYNGSLGFQTVDRSVGVVFASPILYIADTGIAVNYQASFQNIYAPTDRLDLLDPSDLSDDRVSLNRTQMSATVRRPFSLWKGEPLPPTPTEGLKYTPKPVVPYVQFLAGLTGTAGFYSNGESQSYLQGLMGFQGQFGHFSRSWLDYTGFSILYSQFIPTGESPFQFDRVADVRVLQLELNQQLYGPIRIAARAGFNLDTGNTISTDYMVEYSRRTYGLTFRYNPDLGLAALGFRLGDFNWSGVSQSFSSPNIRQATPTVIQSF, encoded by the coding sequence ATGCCCTATCCTGTCCCCCCTGAATTGCCGCCAGTTGTTCATACTATTCCTCATCAGAGCATCAGTGCCACCGAGCCAACTGAAGGGATAGATTGGGTTGCTCCTGCACCAATGGCTATTGTAGAAAGTCCTGTATTGCTTCCCCCAACCCCCCTAAAACAAGAGGTGCAGCAGGAGCAAGTCTTCCTTGAAAAGAGGAATGTTCCCCAAGCCGACAGGAAAGAGGGATCGAGTGGACTCGACAAGAGCGAACAATGCTGTACTTTAGAGACTGTATATAGTCCTGAACCCATTTCAGCTCCAGAAGGCGCTGTGGTTCAACCCGAACAGTTGAGTTGGGTCGGTGGAGAGACGCTATCACCCATTTCCCCTCCGGAACTCTCTTCTCCAGAAGATGAACGCTTAGTTGCCAGTACGGAGGCTTCAGCGTTAGGAGGTCGGTTATCGGTAAGTTGGGAGGAGAAGGTTGCACCGGTTGCCGATGCTTATGGAGTTAGCGATCTGAGTCTGGAGCCAACAGTTGAGCCAGAATTACCCCTGATTGAACGTCACTCCCCATGGCAAACTACACCAGTTTCTGAGGCAATTGAAGAAGCCTTATCGGAAAAACGGGAAGCGATCGCCCAAACTCCTGCATTGGATGCTCTTCCTGCTTCCGAGATCTCACCCCTGAATGACGATCGTCCCTCACGATCGACCGATGAACCCGAGTCTAGCTCAGAAACGTCCATCCCGATTGAATCAGCCGAACCGGAAGAGGTTGAGATTCCGATCGCTCCTCCAGGACAAGACGCGGTAATTGAATTAACCGCCGATCGCCAGGAATTTGATGATGAACGGCAAATTTTCACGGCTGAGGGCAATGTGGAAATGCTCTTGGATGATGCGATTTTGCGATCGGATAAGCTACAGGTTAACCTGATTAACCGCTTGGCTCTGGCAGTGGGCAATGTATCTTTAGTCAGTGGCGAACAAATTTTATTAGGCTCTCGCTTTCTCTATAACTTTGTACAAGGGACGGGAACCATTCAAGAGGCCAGGGGTGTAGTCTATATTCCCACCGCTGGAACGGATTTCGATTTTACGGACGATAATCCCGATTCCCAACTTCTTCCTCCAGGAGAAAGAATTCTCCTCGATCAACCCCCTACGGATGTCACAGATGCTGGAGGTGTGATTATTAACGTTGGAGGTGGAGGGAGCGCTGCGACTACCAGCGTACAACAAGGGGGACAGGTCCGACGGGTGCGGTTTGAGGCGGAACAGTTGGATTTTACGCCCGAAGGTTGGCAAGCTACAAATATTCGGTTTACGAACGATCCCTTTTCCCCCCCAGAGTTAGAGGTACGAGCCGATCGCGCTCAATTAACGCGCATTTCTCCCCTAGAGGATGAAGTATTAATGACTCGCCCCCGGTTGGTGTTCGATCAGCGGGTGGGGGTTCCCCTGTTGCGAGATCGCCTGATTCTTAGTCGGGAAGAGCGCGATCCGGCGATCGCCACTTTAGGGTTTGATAACCGCGATCGTGGAGGCTTGTTTATTGAACGCAGTTTTGAAGTCATTGAAACTCGCCGGTTTTCCCTGCGTTTAGCTCCCCAATTCTTGGTTCAACGCGCTTTAGGATTCTCAAGTGATAACCGAGATGCAGACAGTGTATCCGAGGAAGAGCTGCAAACCGATTCTTTCTGGAGTTGGATCGGTTTAAGAGCGTCTTTGGATGCCAGATTAACCCCTCAAACCACATTCCAAGCCAATGTCAATTTAGCAGGATTCAATAATACGGGTGATACAGCCAGAGCGAATGTGCAATTACAACACCGGATTGCCAATCATACCTTGAGTGCTGAATATACCTATCGCAACCGATTTTATAATGGCTCTCTAGGGTTTCAAACGGTCGATCGCAGTGTGGGAGTTGTGTTTGCTTCTCCCATTCTTTATATTGCCGATACGGGAATTGCCGTAAATTATCAAGCCAGTTTCCAAAATATCTATGCACCGACTGATCGCCTAGACTTATTAGATCCGTCAGATTTAAGTGATGATCGAGTGTCCTTAAATCGGACTCAAATGAGTGCCACTGTGCGTCGCCCCTTTTCCCTTTGGAAGGGGGAACCTTTACCTCCTACTCCCACAGAGGGACTCAAATATACTCCTAAACCCGTCGTTCCTTATGTGCAATTTTTAGCTGGATTGACCGGAACAGCCGGATTTTATAGCAATGGCGAGAGTCAATCTTATTTACAGGGGTTAATGGGATTTCAAGGGCAATTTGGCCATTTCTCCCGCTCCTGGTTAGATTACACTGGATTTAGTATACTCTATTCCCAATTTATCCCCACTGGAGAATCCCCCTTTCAGTTTGACCGAGTAGCGGATGTGCGGGTTCTACAACTCGAACTCAATCAACAACTTTATGGTCCGATTCGCATCGCTGCCCGTGCTGGGTTTAATCTAGATACAGGAAACACCATTAGTACCGATTATATGGTTGAATATAGTCGTCGCACCTATGGCTTGACTTTTCGCTATAATCCAGATTTGGGTTTAGCAGCTCTTGGATTTCGCTTAGGTGATTTTAATTGGAGCGGAGTGAGTCAGTCTTTTTCCAGTCCGAATATTCGCCAAGCTACTCCAACCGTGATTCAATCTTTTTAA
- a CDS encoding EAL domain-containing protein: protein MLNRQNHPINPLTSTPGWQRWIGGAFAALVLMGLEGIGLVKQLEQLAYRGLFQLRGEESWHSQVVIVGIDETTLKNRQNSDSPRQIYATLLERLAPSQPQMVVLDILMHDRSPDDLQLAQAMRQVPVALPVSWDKQGNQKDPVPELAAEAVVMGHVVSRQDSDGLTRTVLPQLGDIRALGVAVANEVMDRPLELNQQGSEPLWINWPGSVNHLPQYELLEAIEGRVPIEEFRNKIVIVGANVTGFNPVLTPFDINPPASGIYVHAAVVSNALSNNGLQQVGVFLHPVWINLLYFTGAISLSATVVFWSFRNQVIVVLGLGGVWLSICYSAFHFYYLLPVVSPLVLLGLTLLLVTLQDRLKMKAMLVEQEKQLFESAFYDLATGLPNYALFMDRLEGVLSRTREQSQPPLFAVFFIYIDRSKVVNPDSGHRLSNELQVAISGRIEEALKRSMAHSPRPLLSPHSSHFSPRSEISSVPTQFTIARLDTDTFAVLVNALSYSSQAIDVAQTIYQTLSHASVSEELPTNPIEPDEAIGLLEENLSAMTAFIGIALSAVHSDFEQVSVNIYSQAESMLRDAEIAMYQAKVKEGNHYAIFDQNLHHAEIQRLELELDLRRAINRARRQQENWSGSINNSNCSPAHFSYASEQWGSELEAQSDFRLYYQPIVCFSTGRISGFEALVRWYHPTRGMVSPVDFIPLAEETGLILALGDWILKAACYQLREWQNKFPHGLDVTMVVNLSSLQLHNPQLVSQIQTLLDEMDLDHRYLKLEITESGLMENEDIALDLLKTLREAGIQLSIDDFGTGYSSLARLHNLPVNTLKIDKSFLERTALDHESWEIIETIIILAHKLGLTVVAEGIETGDQFELLQRLSCDYGQGYWLSRPIDASGATALLAKNPQW, encoded by the coding sequence ATGCTGAACCGTCAAAACCACCCGATCAACCCCTTGACTTCAACTCCAGGATGGCAACGCTGGATTGGAGGTGCTTTTGCGGCACTGGTCTTAATGGGACTAGAGGGTATCGGTCTGGTCAAGCAACTCGAACAATTAGCCTATCGAGGTTTGTTTCAGTTACGGGGAGAAGAATCTTGGCATAGCCAAGTGGTCATCGTGGGTATTGATGAAACGACACTAAAAAATCGGCAAAACTCTGATAGTCCCCGGCAAATTTATGCCACCCTTTTAGAGCGTTTAGCCCCCAGTCAACCCCAGATGGTCGTGTTGGATATTTTAATGCACGATCGCTCCCCCGACGATCTACAGTTGGCTCAAGCGATGCGTCAAGTTCCCGTGGCACTGCCAGTGTCTTGGGATAAGCAAGGGAATCAAAAAGATCCAGTTCCAGAATTGGCAGCCGAGGCTGTAGTCATGGGCCATGTGGTGAGTCGTCAAGATTCTGATGGCTTAACGCGCACAGTACTCCCCCAATTGGGCGACATCCGGGCCCTTGGAGTGGCAGTAGCTAATGAAGTGATGGATCGGCCTCTGGAGCTGAATCAGCAGGGGTCTGAACCCCTATGGATTAATTGGCCCGGATCGGTGAACCATTTGCCCCAATATGAATTGTTGGAGGCGATTGAAGGGAGAGTGCCGATAGAGGAATTCCGGAACAAAATTGTGATTGTCGGCGCGAATGTAACTGGGTTTAATCCCGTATTAACGCCGTTTGATATTAACCCTCCAGCCAGTGGTATTTATGTTCATGCGGCGGTGGTCAGTAATGCCTTATCGAATAATGGATTACAACAGGTAGGAGTATTTTTGCATCCAGTTTGGATCAACTTACTCTATTTCACGGGTGCGATCAGTTTGAGTGCAACGGTTGTATTTTGGTCATTCCGTAACCAAGTTATTGTTGTTCTGGGTTTGGGGGGAGTATGGCTAAGTATTTGTTATAGTGCGTTTCATTTTTATTATCTTTTGCCTGTTGTCTCGCCTTTAGTGTTGTTGGGTTTAACGTTGTTATTAGTAACACTTCAAGATCGCTTGAAAATGAAGGCAATGTTGGTAGAACAGGAAAAGCAGTTATTTGAGTCCGCATTTTACGATCTAGCTACGGGTTTACCCAATTATGCTCTGTTTATGGATCGCTTGGAGGGAGTACTCTCCCGTACTCGCGAACAATCCCAGCCGCCTTTGTTTGCCGTATTTTTTATTTATATCGATCGCTCTAAGGTCGTTAATCCGGATTCGGGGCATCGGTTAAGCAATGAGTTGCAAGTGGCGATCTCCGGTCGCATTGAAGAGGCTTTGAAGCGATCGATGGCTCATTCCCCTCGCCCCCTTTTGTCTCCCCATTCTTCCCATTTTTCTCCTCGTTCTGAGATCTCATCTGTACCGACTCAATTTACTATCGCTCGGTTAGATACGGATACATTTGCAGTATTGGTTAATGCTCTTTCCTATTCCTCCCAGGCGATCGATGTAGCTCAAACGATTTACCAAACCCTCTCCCATGCTTCAGTGTCTGAGGAGTTGCCCACTAACCCAATTGAGCCAGATGAAGCGATCGGTTTACTCGAAGAAAATTTATCAGCAATGACCGCTTTTATCGGAATCGCTTTATCCGCCGTTCATTCTGATTTTGAACAAGTTTCAGTTAATATCTATTCTCAGGCAGAAAGTATGCTCAGGGATGCTGAAATTGCCATGTACCAAGCGAAGGTTAAAGAGGGAAATCATTATGCTATTTTTGACCAAAATCTCCACCATGCAGAAATTCAAAGATTAGAACTCGAACTCGATCTACGACGAGCGATTAATCGCGCTAGGCGACAACAGGAAAATTGGTCGGGTTCGATCAACAATTCTAATTGTTCTCCTGCACATTTTTCTTATGCTTCGGAGCAATGGGGATCGGAATTGGAAGCTCAAAGCGATTTTCGTCTCTATTATCAACCTATTGTTTGTTTTAGTACCGGTCGAATTAGTGGATTTGAAGCCTTAGTGCGCTGGTATCATCCTACCCGTGGCATGGTTTCCCCGGTCGATTTTATTCCTCTAGCTGAGGAAACAGGATTGATTCTGGCTTTAGGAGATTGGATTTTAAAAGCAGCCTGTTATCAGTTGCGAGAGTGGCAAAATAAGTTTCCCCATGGTCTGGATGTGACCATGGTGGTGAATTTATCGAGTTTGCAGTTACATAATCCCCAGCTCGTGAGTCAGATCCAGACCTTACTGGATGAAATGGATTTAGATCATCGTTATTTGAAGTTGGAAATTACTGAAAGTGGATTGATGGAAAATGAAGATATAGCTCTGGACTTACTGAAAACTCTTAGAGAAGCGGGAATTCAGTTGAGTATTGATGATTTTGGGACAGGTTATTCTTCATTGGCACGGTTACATAATTTACCAGTGAATACCTTGAAAATTGATAAGTCGTTTTTGGAGAGAACGGCTCTAGATCATGAGAGTTGGGAAATTATTGAAACGATCATTATTTTAGCCCATAAATTAGGGTTGACAGTGGTAGCGGAAGGAATTGAAACGGGAGATCAGTTTGAGTTGCTTCAAAGGCTTAGTTGTGATTATGGTCAAGGGTATTGGTTATCGCGCCCGATAGATGCTTCAGGGGCAACGGCGCTGTTGGCGAAAAATCCACAATGGTAG